The window ATTTGGGGGAATGGTTTTGATTGCCTACGAGCTTCGCACATCTCACTATTCTATTCAATTAGAAGTGCATCGTACTTGCCGCCTGTGCCGCCACCAACACACTAAACTGGTAGGAAATTGAACTAGGAAGTTCTGGCAATTTCAGTGAGTCGGATGATAGCAACATCACCGTTGCCGCTATCACTCAACTTTATGTTTGTGAACAGGGCAATCCAGAATTACTTCATCCTGCAGCTCACCTGAAGCCTATCAGGTATAACGACTTCGCCTCTTACTGCTTTCTCCAATCCGAATGATTAAGTCGCGTTTTAACTCAAAGAACTTGAGTGGTTGGATTGAGCGATCGCAGAAGCATGAAATTAACCGAAATGGGCAGCAAGCTCACCGACCTAAAGCCAACATACTAGACAACCCCTTAAACAAGGACACACGATGAAAACGCAGAAAGTATGGTTAATTACCGGAGCTTCCAGGGGCTTTGGGTTAGAAATTGCCAGAGCAGCCTTAGCAGCGGGCGATCGCGTGGTAGGGACGGTTCGCAGTAATCCCGCACAACTCACCACTGCCCTTCAAAACCACCCGGATCTGCATGTTGTGCAGATGGATGTCACCCAAGAAGACCAAGTACAAGCGGCTGTCAGGCAGGGTATAGCCCGTTTCGAGCGGGTTGATATCTTAGTCAACAACGCCGGATATGGCATGGTCACGGCGATCGAAGAAGCCACGGATGCCGAAGTTCGCAAACAGTATGACACCAATGTGTTTGGTTTACTGAATGTGACTCGTGCGGTGTTACCCTATCTGCGCCAGCGGAAATCCGGGCGGGTGATCAATATCTCGTCTTTGTTTGGCCACGATGTGGTTCCGGGCTGGGGATTGTACGGGTCCACTAAATTTGCGGTCGAAGGTATCTCGAAAGGGCTAGCAGCGGAACTGACACCGCTTGGCATCCATGTCACCGCAGTGGCTCCCGGTCTTTTTACGACTGACTTCCTAAGCACTGAATCTTATGTTGCCGCTAAAACCATTATTGCTGATTATCAGGCAACAGTAGGACCGATCCGCAGCGGAGCTGATGCGCTACACGGCAACCAACCCGGAGATCCAAAAAAATTTGCTCAGGTGATTCTTCAACTCGCCAATACAGAACGTCCGCCACTGCATTTGCTCGTC of the Trichocoleus sp. FACHB-46 genome contains:
- a CDS encoding oxidoreductase, translating into MKTQKVWLITGASRGFGLEIARAALAAGDRVVGTVRSNPAQLTTALQNHPDLHVVQMDVTQEDQVQAAVRQGIARFERVDILVNNAGYGMVTAIEEATDAEVRKQYDTNVFGLLNVTRAVLPYLRQRKSGRVINISSLFGHDVVPGWGLYGSTKFAVEGISKGLAAELTPLGIHVTAVAPGLFTTDFLSTESYVAAKTIIADYQATVGPIRSGADALHGNQPGDPKKFAQVILQLANTERPPLHLLVGKDAIAMCQSNAAKLAQEIEAWLLVATSTDHDQRITASTIA